ATCCGGCGCAGCAGGCGGCCCAGCGTGGCCTTGTCTTCGCGGGACAGCCCAGCAGCCGGTTCGTCCAGCAGCAGCACTGCCGGCCGCGTGGCCAGCGCCCGCGCGATCTCCACCAGGCGGCGATCCACGTGCGCCAGGTCGGCCGCGCTGGCATCGGGATTGCCGGTATAGCCGCACGCGGCCAGCAATGCGCGGGCTTCGTCGCGCACGGCTGGCGCCCTGAATCCGGCAATGCCGAGCAGCGTGCCCAGCTTGCCGCGCGTGAGCGCGATGGCCACGTTGTCGGCGGCACTCATGCCGGTGAACAGTTGTGTGGTCTGGTAGGTGCGCGAGATGCCGTGGCGCGCGCTGTGGCAGGCGCCGCGTGCGGGCAGGGCGTCCGCGCCGAGCCGGCGCCCGCCGGCGCGTGGCCGGTAGTAGCCGGACAGCATGTTGAGCACGGTAGATTTGCCCGCGCCGTTCGGGCCGATCAGGCTGGTCACCTGGCCCGGCGGCAGGTCGAACGACAGGTCGTCTACAGCGCGCACGCCGCCAAACACCATCGACAGGCCCAGCGCCGACAGCCCCCGGCGTTGGCCGGCTTCGCGCTGCGGCAGCATGGCGCCGGCCACCGCGTCCTGGTCGGCAGGTTTGGCAGGACGCAGGCGGCGGAACGCCGACGTCACCACGCCGACCATGCCGCTGGGCGCCACCCAGAGCACCACCAGCAGCAGCACGCCAAAGCAGAGCAGGCGCAGGTTCTCCAGGCTCGACAGAATTTCGGGCAGCAGGCCCACCACGACCGCGCCCGCCACGGGGCCCGCCACCGTGCCGGCACCGCCGATCATCACCACGAGCACGAACAGGATCGACTGCAGGAACGAGAACATGCCCGGCGTGACCATGCCTTGCAGCGGCGCGAACAGGCCGCCTGCCAGGCCGGCCAGCGCCGCCGAAAAGGCAAAGCCCACGGTCTTGACGACCAGCGGATTGACGCCGATCGACGCCGCGGCGGTTTCGCTGTCGCGCACCGCCCGCATGGCGGCGCCCCAGCTGCCGCGCGCAATCCGCGCATAGGCGGCCAGTGCCAGCCCCAGCACGGCGATAGCGATCAGGGCCAGCGCCCGCTCGCCGCCATCCACACCGGGCAACGACGGCTGCGCGATGCCCATCAGGCCGTTCTGGCCACCGGTCAGGCCGCGCCATTCCACCGCGCCATGCTCGACGATAAAGCCGAACGCGATGGTCACCATCGCCAGCCCCGGTCCCTTGACCCGCAGCGCGGGCAGGGCCAGCAGGGCGCCCAGCACGGCCGCCACCAACGCGCCGACCGGCCACGCCGCCCAGAAGCTCCAGCCAGCCTGGCCGGTCAGGATGGCCACCGCGTAGGCGCCAATTGCATAGAAACCGACGTGGCCGAACGACACCTGGCCGGTCAGCCCGAGCAGCAGGTTCAGGCCCACACCGCAGATGGCCAGCATCGCCACGCCGGCGATCACGAACACGAAGTAGCCGTTCAGGGTCAGCGTCAGGGCAGCCGCGCCGACCAGCGCCGCGCACATCGCGCCGATCTGCAGCGGCGTGCCCAGGCCCAGCCACGGCGTGGCCTGGCGTGCCGGCCCGGCCGGCGGGGCGGCGGATACGGTGGATGTCATGGTCTTGCTCGAAACGGGACTCATACCTTGGCTCATACCTTGCGTACCTCC
This region of Cupriavidus sp. EM10 genomic DNA includes:
- a CDS encoding ATP-binding cassette domain-containing protein; translation: MTSTVSAAPPAGPARQATPWLGLGTPLQIGAMCAALVGAAALTLTLNGYFVFVIAGVAMLAICGVGLNLLLGLTGQVSFGHVGFYAIGAYAVAILTGQAGWSFWAAWPVGALVAAVLGALLALPALRVKGPGLAMVTIAFGFIVEHGAVEWRGLTGGQNGLMGIAQPSLPGVDGGERALALIAIAVLGLALAAYARIARGSWGAAMRAVRDSETAAASIGVNPLVVKTVGFAFSAALAGLAGGLFAPLQGMVTPGMFSFLQSILFVLVVMIGGAGTVAGPVAGAVVVGLLPEILSSLENLRLLCFGVLLLVVLWVAPSGMVGVVTSAFRRLRPAKPADQDAVAGAMLPQREAGQRRGLSALGLSMVFGGVRAVDDLSFDLPPGQVTSLIGPNGAGKSTVLNMLSGYYRPRAGGRRLGADALPARGACHSARHGISRTYQTTQLFTGMSAADNVAIALTRGKLGTLLGIAGFRAPAVRDEARALLAACGYTGNPDASAADLAHVDRRLVEIARALATRPAVLLLDEPAAGLSREDKATLGRLLRRIADSGIAVGLVEHDMSLVMDVSDSIVVIDAGQHLSAGTPDAVRADPAVRRAYLGEASGTPVRRRNRQTGAVMPPEVLGVSALRAGYGAAPVLHDVDLQVREGEMVALLGANGAGKSTLMRALSGLHRPVQGGITFDGTDLARLDAARIAEMGVVLVPEGRQVFPELSVLDNLRLGAFPSGRISRAETTRRMEAMFARWPRLRERQHQRAGLMSGGEQQMLAVARGLMSNPSVLLLDEPSLGLAPKVIEELFASLDALREASITIVLVDQMAALALSLADRAYVLEEGRVVASGDAETLANDPALVQAYLGGQHA